AGATATAAAGGATAGTGTACATAAACAATGTTGTCCCtgataacaaaaaaatgcaGTATAAAGTCCTGGGAATGAGGGTGATTAACTAAtgaattttttggataaaattgaaaacctCTTTTTCGAATTTTGAGTTTTTGTTTGGTTctgattgtttgtttgttttgcttgTCTGTTCTATTTATTATCAGATTTGTAAATATTAAAGGGAATAATTATTTTCGCGGGATGGGAAACTTACTATTTGCAAACTTCGCGAGGATTAACTCCCACGaaatttggatatttttttccataaataaagcttttatgcGAATTTCAAATTTAACTGTCTGTACTTTATGTCTCCCGACATACAATCTTATCCCCAGgcctttttaccttttttgtatGTCTCCTCAATGTCAAAAACCTAAAAAGCTTTGGGAACGAGGTCGCCATTTATAAAAGcccttgaaaaataaaatacattttaagGAGAAAAATGCCTTCAAACTCTTTAAATTTAATTCTCGCGATATGTTAGGAGTTGCAAACTTAGCGAAAATTAGttcttgcgaaaattaattttcctaGCAAAAGAATTTTGGTTtgacctttttttttaaaatataaaagattaaAAGGCAAATCGGGCATTAAGCCTTGATATCAAATGATATGTTGTGTTTTGTGAATCTTGTGCATAAGGGGTCTAACAAGAGTACGTAGCCTATTTTCTAGGTTTGCTAGGCTGGACTCAGTGCCCTATAGCTGAAAATGTAACTGCATGAAGTGTgtaattttaaatgattttttttaaaccctaatgcacaaattattattttcatcaAAAAGTTTATGAAATGAATTTGTTGATcagcctcgtccccaggcccatttttctctttttgacgatCTTGGAAGCGAGAAGAAATGATCATTTCTTCGAgccgtctcggatatcaaaaaagcgtaaaattgccctgggaacgaggttgtttgTTGATAAATTCTTAGTTATTAATGTACTGAAAACATATGCATTCTCGTCCCGAGGATTTGTTGCCTGGTTTCGAGGCCGCTGACGATTACTTGACGGGTTCAATTTCAAAAAAGCAATAACCTCTGGGACGAGCTTTAAAACATGTGGTTTTTGCAATCGAAATAGCACTAAAATAGAAGTCGGCGGGGTTTGCCGGGATGATACTAACTTATGGAACTTTTTCGATTTAATAAAGCGAGATCccgaaaataaatttatttcaataaagGTACAACCGGGCGTAAAATATTTTCTGCGCATCTTTCTCCCATATGAACTGATAGAAAAATAATTGGAAGGTTCTTCTctttaatacaaaaattaaatcaaaaaaacgTTAAAATGTTTACAAATCGTGTGGCAGAGAAAAATGGGGAAAATGACAGCAGTTCAGCGGTACAGCCATTAAGGAGGAGCGTGAACACCGCAGAATGCCTTGTTTTGTTGGGACACTCATCGTCAGGATACTTATTCATCTTAAGTACAAGTTCGACCATTTCCATCACCGTCTTCTTTTTTAACTTCAAATTTTGCACAAATTTGGTAAACTTTCACCACAAACTTTGATTTCcaaataattataaatttaaaaatgtgaatTCTGAAATAAAATTTGGAACAGGCAAAAGCAGCAAAGAGAACATTAGTTTCGCATTGAGGCggtttattttcaaataaaaaatctttcataaaaacactcaaatatgagaaaaaaaaagttgttctATCCGAATGTTCGTTCATGGGTTAAAGCATAAATAAGTGTGTTCAAAAACCAACATCAGTCTTCGTTAGATAGGTTTAATCTTGAAGTGAAGGCCGATTAATGAAAAGACCAAGCACTTCAAATCTTGCACGAGATAATAGAAGCACTTTAAACCCTCTGGATCTCTAAACAGAAAACATTGAGAATTAAAACGTAACAAAAGCAACAGCacaatcaacaacaacaacaacaacaacgacggcaacaaaaacagcaacaatAACGACGacgataacaacaacaaaaacgacaacaacaatgacacgacgacaaaaacaacgacaaaatcaacaacaacaacgacgacgacagCAACAACGTAAACGAAATTAAGTAAATCAACAAAACATACTTGCAATTATTTACATCAATGAGTGAACCAATCTTAGCTGTCGTGAATGAGATGTGCTCATCTCCCATAACGATTTCTAATTCCTGAAAGTACGAAAGGGTCCGATTACCTCAACGAAGCCAATTTCCATGGGAATTAATTTTAGCGAGTCAAAAAATATTACACTttacaaaaattagtttttaagaattgaacaaatttctatttttcttgggaattattttttgtgattGCTTGATTTGCAAAAAATACTTTTGCCATACGTAAAATATTTTGcgaagtaaacaaaaaagaggaaaaacgcgaaaaaaatttcttgaaaaaattgGTTACCTTAGGGTAACACAAACGATGGATAGAATAACGAGGTGCTCTCTAACGATAGGTTTAAGCTTACTGAACAGAGTACATTTGTTATTCCAAGATGAACAACATAACAACTTAGATACTCTCCTCCACAAAATAAATAGTTTGTTATCGACACGATTAGGAAAGAAAACATTACCTGCCGTCCAACTCGATCTGGTGGTGGCCACAATGCATCGTCTTCTTTCAACAGCTAATTGATAAAAGATAAGTAACGCATGTGAAAACACAACAATCTCAACAACGATCAGGGAAAAAAACAGCAACAGGGGAATATTTTAAAGTTAGTATTTCTTTTAGGTCATTCctttgaaatataaaaatttgcgaAATGGTGTTGTAGAGATTTTGCAGAATCTGACCGATGTTTCTCCCTGTGAAATAATGCATGCATGCaaatattaaccctattcggtctggggggggggggggggggggcggattccgccccccctgacggtttttttttaataactcctgattgctttcttatatggctatgatacttactgagtttcaacatttatctattagacacctgcatgctaaatttttaggtcccatacctttcagaggctttgatattggccattactcgaaactacccctaaaatctctatgaaatccctataatggggaaaatataataaatcctgttaggattatccttagaacttgaaacttgcaacacaactttgtttcatcaagaagaatcattttgaataattttgacacgtgattaatccgatttcccgattttgtcggattttacccgaaaatcgaaaaaaaacggattttcgggcaatttttggcaattttttattcgatccatgtaaaaaccggaagatatgttaaaaaaaatttatttagctttcagaaacttcaaacagaatgtaaaaattccctctagaacaaaagtaattatattttaagcagatagtggcatttttaacaattttcaagcttctgatgacgtcacagaaaatgtgctgacgtaagcaaatatttattgccgccattttgttccttttatgacgtactataagtgtgccaagtttgattcaatttgaacaatcctatgaaaagttattgtgggggggggcggaatccgccccccggtcatagtatgttcgaaaaaccccggaccgaatagggttaaagtatGAAATGCTACATACCTCGCTGTCGTCGATGATACGTTTTATTTCCTCCACAACGCTTTTACCACAAAATACCTACGAAAGTTAAGGAATCAGTGCACAACTTATTAATGTACAGTAATTAActataagtgtttttttaaccaagAGATTACTCtgatttgaatgaaaaaatgtgtttatcGTACCTCTTTTCGAATCATGACGTCATTTTTATAATTAGAATTGTTGGCATAACGTAACaaacctaaaaatataattagaTCTTTAAAGTGTTACAATGTTAACCTTAATAATACCAGATGTACTTTAGATGTACCTTAATCCTCCTTGTGCTACACAGTACCAAAAAATCTAGGATTAAAGTGTTAGAAGATATGTCTCTCTGGACAATATCCAATCCTACTACTATCTCTTAGGGACAACAAACTGATAGCAGTTGTGGAGGAGCTTTGAAATATACGTTGTGCATGGGATAAACTGAAGAAGAATTGTGTTCATAATAGTTGTTTTATTGATAGTTAATTTACAGCTAAAGAAGCATTGCAATTATGACAATTGTGTTATTGGTTCTTAACTTGtaccattggtttatttgtAGCTTATGACATTAATTTAGTAACACAGGGTGGTTCTATTTTAATGCTCAGTTGTTCAAATTCCAAAACTGGGGAACATGATTCATCAGAAAAAATTGTGGATCTATATTAGCAGCTTTGAGCAATCTATATGCCAGGAGGTCCTTTTGACATATAGATTGCTTAAAGCTGATGATTCATTCAAACTAATATAAATTGCTGCCTCACAAGTAAATTATTTCCACGACtgtaaataaaagaaacaaacagaAAATGATGAACCTAGAGTTGTCTTACCTCAATCGAACATAGTAAATAATTTTACAGTCTGAGAAAATAACAAAGAAACGGTATTCAAAAGTGATcagaaaataaagacattcttgaGAAAGCAAATTTTCATTACAGGTTACTCTCGTGTGCTTAATACAAGGTGGGGGCTTTCAGATTTTTTCCCACTCACTCACACCTTACTAAGACCCCCCACCTGCTTATCTATTTTGTCCAATGAATAAGCTCctaattctcaaaaaaaaatttataaatttattttttgttttgaacgtTCATACATTCTGTGTGTTTCCTGGTATTTACTTACCATCAATGACGCAAGCTAGCACTACGTTTATTGATTGGTACGCACTGCATTTGTACCTACTTTGTATCACATATTTTATGACACATGTATCTCTTCTCTCAGTAAAAATTTTGACCCGCCCGTTTAATAAACCATCCCTGCTTATTggttcttaaaaaaattccgATCCCCCCAGCTCTTAGGACTCCCCTTGTATCAACCACCTGAGAGTACTTGAGTATTGCACACCTGTTTTTAAAACCTCCTATAGCTAACTGTGGCATTTTTATGcccaaataaattttaaacatgtATAATCCAGGATCAATATTATTTATGGCTTTATAAACAAagcgttatttttttataatgaaaTTAAGCATTCAAAGAAAGTTGTTTTTCCTTACCACTAAACATAAGACTTATTTTAATCGTTTTCCATGTTTTCTCATTCTACCCTCAGACAGCACACAATAATTATCCATGAATTAAGGTTACAGCCTTTGTAATTCATAACAGGCCCCtcacaattaaattttttttacagattGGCTGGCGGGGGAggtcagaaaaaaagaaaatctacaagaaaataaatttactttttttagttATACAAATTTTATGTGTACTGTAATAACAACCTGTCATTTTTGTTATCTATTGTGTTCATTATATATACTATctttaattaaaacaacaacatgttAAGTCATGTGATAAAAATGGGCCTTTGGTGCTCACAAACTAAGCTGGGGACTGAAAATGAATATGAAATATTTCAGACATGTTACTGGCATGAGAATGTTCAATTACTTCTAGGAATTGGAAGTTATAGTATTAAGAAAAAGTTTAGAGtgtaagcaaaaaaattaatgatttGTTTAGGGTGAAGATTTTTTGTggaaatggaaaaataggttgttttagattttttgctgacatcagcagtgcagatacaaagGTTAAAACGCTCAttcaaaggtattaaaaattttgctgatatcagcaaaAATAAacttgtatacctgttgccttcatcgtatagatcttaaaaccctgatcaagaaaaaatagtatcatgtatttttgacaagcggttgcagagatattagggtttga
This is a stretch of genomic DNA from Hydractinia symbiolongicarpus strain clone_291-10 chromosome 9, HSymV2.1, whole genome shotgun sequence. It encodes these proteins:
- the LOC130656602 gene encoding protein mago nashi homolog, which translates into the protein MADESSEEFYCRYYVGHKGKFGHEFLEFEIRPDGLLRYANNSNYKNDVMIRKEVFCGKSVVEEIKRIIDDSELLKEDDALWPPPDRVGRQELEIVMGDEHISFTTAKIGSLIDVNNCKDPEGLKCFYYLVQDLKCLVFSLIGLHFKIKPI